CCGATGTTCGGGCCGGAATACCAGCCTGCTCTGATTTTGGCTCTGCCGCCTGGAGCATTCATGCTCATCGGCTTCATGATGGCCGGCATTAAGATCTGGAATGAATCCCGCGAAAGAGCAAGACAACTGAAAGGGAGTGAAGGATAATGGGCGAATACTTTACGCTGTTTGTCGGCGCTGTATTGATCAATAACTTCGTATTGACGAAGTTCCTCGGCCTATGTATCTTCTTCGGCGTATCCAAAAACCTCAACGCTTCTGTAGGCATGGGCTTTGCCGTAACATCCGTCTTGACGATGAGTACGGTTCTCGCTTGGCTTTTGTACAACTATGTATTAGTTCCGTTTGATCTGACGTTCCTTCGTACGATTTCTTTCGTTATCTTGATCGCAAGCTTCGTACAGCTGTTGGAAATCGTCATTAAAAAGATGTCCCCGACGCTGTATAACATGTGGGGCATTTACCTCATGCTGATCGCTACGAACTGTATCGTATTGTCCGTACCGGTTATCAGCATTACCAGCAACTACGACTTCCTCGAAAACCTCGTATTTGCTATTGGTTCCGGCTTAGGCTTTGCGCTCGCCCTCGTCCTCATGGCCAGCGCCCGTGAAAAACTGGATTTCGCCGACGTACCCCATTCGCTCAAAGGCACTCCGATTGCCTTCATCGTTGCCGGTATGCTTTCGTTGGCCTTCCTTGGTTTCTCCGGTATGATTTAATTACGCAAAGGAGTTGGAATATTTATTATGAATTACACTGAGATTGCAATCATGGCAGTCGTTATTCTGACTTGCATCGGCGTAGTGTTCGGCTTTGTCCTTGCATTTGCAGATAAGAAGTTCGCCATGGAAGAAAATCCGCTTATCGGCGAAGTTGAAGAAGCATTGCCGAAAGGCCAGTGCGGCGCCTGCGGATTCCCTGGCTGCGCTAAATACGCAGAAGCTGTCGTTCTTGATCCCGATGTTCCGCCTAACCTTTGCGTTCCCGGTAAAGCTGAAGTTGCAGCTATCGTCGCCCAGCTGACCGGTAAGGTTGCCGAAGCTACGGAACCGAAATACGCTCACATCCGCTGCCGCGGCGGCAACGGCATCGCGAAATTGGCCTATGAATACAAAGGCGTTCATGACTGCGCTGCCGCTAAAATCGTACAGCAGGGTCCGAAATTCTGCAAATACGGCTGTCTCGGTTTCGGCAACTGCGTAAAGGCCTGCCCCTTCGGCGCTATGACCATGGGCGAAGACGGTCTTCCGAAGGTTAATAAGCAGCTGTGCACCGGCTGCGGTAAATGCGCCAGCATTTGTCCGAACCACGTCATTGAATTGCTGCCGATCAGCGCGAAGGTTTCCGTCAGCTGCTCGTCCAAGGAAATGGGCGCTGTAGCTCGTAAGGACTGCTCGGCTGCTTGTATCGGCTGCGGTCTGTGCGTGAAGAACTGCGCTCATGAAGGCGGCGTTAAGGTTGTCGACCATTTGGCTGTCGTCAATCCGGAAATCTGCCATAACTGCGAAGAAGCTACGTGCGTAGCAAAATGCCCGACGAAGGCGATTGCTTCCTTGCTGGCTGACGTAAAAGCAGAAGAAAAGATAGGTTAATATGATGAACTGGAAACGCAGGGCAAGATATATTCTTACTGCCGCTTTCCTGGTCGTGATGAGTTGCTCCGGATGCTCTCTGCATCCGGAGTCTTCTTATGATAGGAGCGGTATTGCCATGGATACGACCGTTTCTCTGCGAGCGACTGGGAAAGAAGCACAGGAAGCCGTAGATGAAAGCTTTGCCCGCATCGCGCGGCTGGACGCCCTGGCGAGCTCGCAAAATCCCGACAGCGACGTGAGCAAGATCAACGCTGCCGCCGGCTCCCATTACGTGCAGGTAGACCCGGCGGTATACGAGATGATTTCCTTTGCCAAGGGCTTTTCAGAACGGAGCAGCGGCGAGTGGGATATTACCGTCGGCATTATTACCAATCTCTGGCAGATTGGGACGGAACATCAGCACGTTCCGGAAGCGGGAGAGCTGGCCGAAGCGATGCAGCGCGTTAACTATAAGGATATCCTCCTTCGTCCGGAAGACCACAGCGTCATGCTGGCCAAGGCCGGTATGTCCATCGACCTGGGCGGCGTCGCCAAAGGCTATGCCGTCGATGAGGTCCGCAAGATTTACGAAGCCCATCATATTGAAAGCGGACTGATAAACATGGGCGCCAGCTCTATGTACGCCGTCGGCAAGACGAGCAAGGGCAAAGCCTGGAACATCGGTATGAAGCACCCCCGTTCGGATACGAACGGCGAATACCTTGGCATCGTGAGCATAGAAAACCAGGCCTTGTCGACGTCTGGCGATTACGAACGGTACTTCATTCAGGATGGAAAGCGGTATCACCATATTTTTGATCCCGTCACGGGATATCCAGCCGATTCGGGCGTCATGAGCGACTCTATCGTCATCGACGGAGACGTAGAGCATGCGGGAATGCTCAGCGATATCTTGACGACGGTCGTCTTTGTGTTAGGCCCACAGAAGGGACTGGCCTTTATCGACGGCATGGACGGCGTAGAATGCGAAATTACGGGAAACGATGGAACGATTTACATGACCGACGGGTTCCGCAGCCGTTTTTCCGACATGAACGCCGACTTTCGTATAGCTGAATAACTATCCCCTACATGTAAAATTTTAAGCGGAACGGAAGTATTTTCTTGAATAATATTTACTTTTTCTTCAAAATGTAAGATAATATAACTATAAATATTTGTAGAGGATGGTAACGACATATGGATCACATTGATGACAAAATTTTGACAATTTTGAAGCGAAACGGAAAAGCTTCTGCTACGGAAATCAGCAAAGTTGTCGGTTTGTCCATACCGGCTGTAGCAGAACGAATCAGAAAAATGGAACACGCCGGTATCATTGAAGGATATGGCGCAAAAATCAGCCGCCGTAAGACGGGATACAACGTCACGGCTTTTATTATGGTTAATATGGAACGGTCCGGCGACGTCGAAGAATTCCGGGAAAAGGTCGTTCAGTTCCCTCAGGTCTTGGAGTGTCATCACGTTGTGGGGGCCTTTGATTACCTATTGAAAGTGCTGGTAAAAACTCCTGATGATTTAGAAAAATTCCTTATGGAAGAGCTAAACGAAATCCCGACGGTTTCGTCGTCTCAGACCTTTATGTGCTTGTCTACGCTGAAAGAAGAATGGAACGTATAAGACGGTACGAATTTTCTCTCCATAAAAAAGAAGCTTATCCTATGAAAGATAAGCTTCTTTTTTTACAATATGAAAGATGGGGAATCGTTTTAGGCCAGGACATTAATCTTCCTTGATGCGGCCGTCAATCGTAATGGTCTTTACCTGCCAGGGAATGAATTTTCCGCTTTGCTGGAGTGCTTTTTTGGCAGCCATTTCCAAGCCGC
This region of Megasphaera stantonii genomic DNA includes:
- a CDS encoding electron transport complex protein RnfA yields the protein MGEYFTLFVGAVLINNFVLTKFLGLCIFFGVSKNLNASVGMGFAVTSVLTMSTVLAWLLYNYVLVPFDLTFLRTISFVILIASFVQLLEIVIKKMSPTLYNMWGIYLMLIATNCIVLSVPVISITSNYDFLENLVFAIGSGLGFALALVLMASAREKLDFADVPHSLKGTPIAFIVAGMLSLAFLGFSGMI
- the rnfB gene encoding RnfABCDGE type electron transport complex subunit B; this translates as MNYTEIAIMAVVILTCIGVVFGFVLAFADKKFAMEENPLIGEVEEALPKGQCGACGFPGCAKYAEAVVLDPDVPPNLCVPGKAEVAAIVAQLTGKVAEATEPKYAHIRCRGGNGIAKLAYEYKGVHDCAAAKIVQQGPKFCKYGCLGFGNCVKACPFGAMTMGEDGLPKVNKQLCTGCGKCASICPNHVIELLPISAKVSVSCSSKEMGAVARKDCSAACIGCGLCVKNCAHEGGVKVVDHLAVVNPEICHNCEEATCVAKCPTKAIASLLADVKAEEKIG
- a CDS encoding FAD:protein FMN transferase, which gives rise to MDTTVSLRATGKEAQEAVDESFARIARLDALASSQNPDSDVSKINAAAGSHYVQVDPAVYEMISFAKGFSERSSGEWDITVGIITNLWQIGTEHQHVPEAGELAEAMQRVNYKDILLRPEDHSVMLAKAGMSIDLGGVAKGYAVDEVRKIYEAHHIESGLINMGASSMYAVGKTSKGKAWNIGMKHPRSDTNGEYLGIVSIENQALSTSGDYERYFIQDGKRYHHIFDPVTGYPADSGVMSDSIVIDGDVEHAGMLSDILTTVVFVLGPQKGLAFIDGMDGVECEITGNDGTIYMTDGFRSRFSDMNADFRIAE
- a CDS encoding Lrp/AsnC family transcriptional regulator — encoded protein: MDHIDDKILTILKRNGKASATEISKVVGLSIPAVAERIRKMEHAGIIEGYGAKISRRKTGYNVTAFIMVNMERSGDVEEFREKVVQFPQVLECHHVVGAFDYLLKVLVKTPDDLEKFLMEELNEIPTVSSSQTFMCLSTLKEEWNV